The proteins below are encoded in one region of Paeniglutamicibacter cryotolerans:
- the rplA gene encoding 50S ribosomal protein L1, with translation MAKRSKAYVAAAAKIDADNLYSPVEAIALAKENTASKMDSTVEVAFRLGVDPRKADQMVRGTVNLPHGTGKVARVLVFANGEKAEAAIAAGADFVGSDDLIAKIAGGWTDFDAAVATPDLMGKVGRLGKVLGPRNLMPNPKTGTVTMDVAKAVNDIKGGKIDFRVDKHSNLHFIIGKVSFDAAKLAENYAAALEEVLRLKPSSSKGRYITKATVATTFGPGIPVDPNVTKVLVEG, from the coding sequence ATGGCAAAGCGCAGCAAAGCATACGTAGCCGCCGCGGCTAAGATCGATGCCGACAACCTCTACAGCCCGGTCGAGGCAATCGCCCTGGCCAAGGAGAATACGGCCTCGAAGATGGACTCGACCGTTGAGGTTGCCTTCCGCCTCGGCGTCGACCCCCGCAAGGCCGACCAGATGGTTCGCGGCACCGTGAACCTTCCGCACGGCACCGGCAAGGTTGCCCGCGTCCTGGTGTTCGCAAACGGCGAAAAGGCAGAGGCAGCAATCGCAGCCGGCGCCGACTTCGTTGGCTCGGACGACCTGATCGCCAAGATCGCTGGCGGCTGGACCGACTTCGACGCCGCGGTTGCGACCCCGGACCTCATGGGCAAGGTTGGCCGCTTGGGCAAGGTCCTGGGCCCGCGTAACCTGATGCCGAACCCGAAGACCGGCACGGTGACCATGGATGTCGCCAAGGCAGTCAACGACATCAAGGGTGGCAAGATCGACTTCCGCGTCGACAAGCACTCGAACCTGCACTTCATCATTGGCAAGGTTTCCTTCGACGCCGCAAAGCTGGCCGAGAACTACGCAGCAGCACTGGAGGAGGTGCTTCGTTTGAAGCCGTCCTCCTCCAAGGGCCGCTACATCACCAAGGCCACCGTGGCCACCACGTTCGGCCCGGGCATCCCGGTTGACCCGAACGTCACCAAGGTGCTCGTCGAAGGCTAG
- the rplK gene encoding 50S ribosomal protein L11 translates to MAPKKKVTGLIKLQIKAGAANPAPPIGPALGQHGVNIMEFCKAYNAATEAQRGNVIPVEITVYEDRSFTFITKTPPAAELIKKAAGVAKGSATPHTVKVAKLTQAQVEEIATTKMEDLNANDIKAAALIIAGTARSMGITVEG, encoded by the coding sequence ATGGCTCCCAAGAAGAAGGTCACCGGCCTTATCAAGCTGCAGATCAAGGCAGGCGCCGCCAACCCGGCACCGCCGATCGGTCCCGCGCTTGGCCAGCACGGTGTCAACATCATGGAATTCTGCAAGGCCTACAACGCCGCAACGGAAGCCCAGCGCGGCAACGTGATCCCCGTGGAGATCACGGTCTACGAAGACCGTTCCTTCACCTTCATCACGAAGACCCCGCCGGCAGCCGAGCTGATCAAAAAGGCTGCAGGCGTTGCCAAGGGTTCCGCTACCCCGCACACCGTCAAGGTTGCGAAGCTGACCCAGGCACAGGTTGAGGAGATCGCCACCACGAAGATGGAAGACCTCAACGCCAACGACATCAAGGCTGCTGCCCTGATCATCGCCGGCACCGCCCGTTCCATGGGCATCACCGTAGAGGGCTAA
- the nusG gene encoding transcription termination/antitermination protein NusG — MSEQELEPQAIDEVVEQAAEVDTEEVSADSVVSEDAEQAPAVSEDVDDSEEAEQAPEVDPVEEFRTQLRRQPGDWYVIHSYAGYENRVKLNMETRIQTLSMEDFIYEIQVPMEEVVEIKNTTRKIVRRVRIPGYVLVRMELTDASWGAVRHTPGVTGFVGNAHDPVPLSLDEVFSMLKHTIVTEDPSESGKPGRAPITEVNVDFEVGEAVIVNDGPFETLPATISEIKLDSSQLVVLVSIFERETPVTLSFAQVTKIV, encoded by the coding sequence GTGTCCGAACAGGAACTCGAACCGCAAGCCATCGACGAAGTCGTTGAGCAGGCAGCAGAGGTCGATACCGAAGAGGTATCGGCCGATTCCGTCGTTTCCGAGGACGCCGAGCAGGCTCCCGCCGTTTCCGAGGATGTCGACGATTCCGAAGAAGCCGAGCAGGCTCCGGAAGTTGACCCGGTTGAGGAATTCCGTACGCAGCTTCGCCGCCAGCCCGGCGACTGGTACGTCATCCACTCCTACGCGGGTTACGAAAACCGGGTCAAGCTCAATATGGAGACCCGCATCCAGACCCTGTCCATGGAGGATTTCATCTACGAAATCCAGGTCCCCATGGAAGAGGTCGTGGAAATCAAGAACACCACGCGTAAGATCGTTCGCCGCGTACGCATCCCCGGCTACGTCCTGGTCCGCATGGAACTGACCGATGCCTCGTGGGGCGCAGTGCGCCACACCCCGGGTGTCACCGGCTTCGTTGGCAACGCACATGATCCGGTGCCGCTGTCCCTTGACGAGGTCTTCTCGATGCTCAAGCACACCATCGTCACCGAAGATCCTTCCGAGTCCGGTAAGCCGGGCCGCGCCCCGATCACCGAGGTCAACGTCGACTTCGAGGTCGGCGAAGCAGTCATCGTCAACGACGGACCGTTCGAGACCCTTCCGGCTACGATCTCCGAGATCAAGCTGGATTCCTCGCAGCTGGTCGTCTTGGTATCGATCTTCGAACGCGAAACCCCGGTGACCCTGTCCTTCGCACAGGTCACCAAGATCGTCTAA
- the secE gene encoding preprotein translocase subunit SecE produces MTETAAASSQDGPHGKKPVKAGIFAGLVLFFRQMISELKKVVTPTRSELVNYTLVVLGFVALMMLIVTGLDFLFSNGSILVFTNPPEQ; encoded by the coding sequence GTGACCGAAACGGCTGCGGCAAGTTCGCAGGACGGCCCGCACGGCAAGAAGCCCGTCAAGGCAGGCATCTTTGCCGGTCTGGTCCTGTTCTTCCGTCAGATGATCTCCGAGCTTAAAAAGGTGGTGACCCCCACCCGAAGCGAGTTGGTGAACTACACGCTGGTGGTCCTGGGTTTCGTCGCTCTGATGATGCTGATCGTTACCGGCTTGGACTTCCTCTTCAGTAACGGATCGATCCTGGTCTTCACCAATCCTCCCGAGCAGTAA
- a CDS encoding pyridoxal phosphate-dependent aminotransferase: MSRISRRIGSIAESATLAVDAKAKALKAAGRPVIGFGAGEPDFPTPDYIVEAAVEAARNPRFHRYSPAAGLPELRAAIAEKTMRDSGYGIEANQVLVTNGGKQAVYNTFATLLDPGDEVLLPAPYWTTYPEAIRLAGGVPVEVFAGPEQGYKVTIEQLEAALTERTKVLLFVSPSNPTGAVYSPEMVAQIGRWAASKDLWVVTDEIYEHLTYDAASFTSIATAAPELGDKVIILNGVAKTYAMTGWRVGWMAGPADVIKAATNLQSHATSNVANVSQMAALAAVSGSLDAVARMRTAFDRRRKAMVTALNSIDGVDCPTPEGAFYAYADVRGMFGREIRGIVPATSAELAALILEQAEVAVVPGEAFGPSGYIRLSYALGDDDLAEGVARIQSLLGEAQ; the protein is encoded by the coding sequence ATGTCACGCATCTCCCGACGCATCGGGTCCATCGCAGAGTCCGCCACCCTCGCCGTAGACGCCAAGGCGAAAGCGCTGAAGGCCGCCGGCCGCCCGGTCATCGGGTTCGGCGCCGGGGAGCCCGACTTCCCGACCCCCGACTACATCGTCGAAGCCGCGGTCGAGGCGGCGCGCAACCCGCGCTTCCACCGTTATTCCCCCGCCGCCGGACTGCCCGAGCTGCGTGCCGCGATCGCCGAGAAGACCATGCGCGATTCGGGCTACGGCATCGAAGCGAACCAGGTGCTGGTCACCAACGGCGGCAAGCAGGCCGTCTACAACACCTTCGCCACGCTGCTGGACCCGGGGGATGAGGTCCTCCTGCCGGCACCGTACTGGACCACCTATCCGGAGGCCATCCGGCTGGCCGGCGGCGTGCCGGTCGAGGTCTTCGCCGGCCCCGAACAGGGCTACAAGGTCACCATCGAGCAGCTCGAGGCGGCACTGACCGAGCGCACCAAGGTGCTTTTGTTCGTTTCCCCGTCCAACCCGACCGGCGCCGTGTACTCCCCGGAGATGGTCGCGCAGATCGGCCGCTGGGCTGCGTCGAAGGACCTCTGGGTCGTCACCGATGAGATCTACGAACACCTGACCTACGATGCGGCATCGTTCACCTCGATCGCCACGGCGGCCCCGGAACTGGGCGACAAGGTCATCATCCTCAACGGCGTCGCCAAGACCTACGCGATGACCGGCTGGCGCGTGGGATGGATGGCCGGACCGGCTGACGTGATCAAGGCGGCGACCAACCTGCAGTCCCACGCCACCTCGAACGTCGCCAACGTCTCGCAGATGGCGGCGCTGGCAGCCGTCTCCGGCTCGCTCGATGCCGTCGCGCGGATGCGCACCGCGTTCGACCGCCGCCGCAAGGCCATGGTCACCGCCCTGAACTCTATCGACGGCGTGGACTGCCCGACACCGGAGGGTGCGTTCTACGCCTATGCCGACGTGCGCGGCATGTTCGGGCGCGAGATCCGCGGCATCGTCCCGGCGACCTCCGCCGAGCTGGCCGCGCTGATCCTCGAGCAGGCCGAGGTGGCGGTGGTTCCGGGCGAGGCGTTCGGCCCCTCGGGCTACATCCGCCTGTCCTACGCGCTGGGCGACGATGACCTGGCCGAGGGCGTGGCACGCATCCAGTCGCTGCTCGGCGAGGCCCAGTAG
- a CDS encoding LuxR C-terminal-related transcriptional regulator encodes MNEPLRVVIIDDHGIFRSGLKADLDARITVVGEGASVEEAIERIHLHRPDVVLLDVHLPGGRGGGGAEVLAGCTDLFAETRFLALSVSDAAEDVVTVIRAGARGYVTKSISGAQISDAVARVAGGDAVFSPRLAGFVLDAFGTQAAVSADGDLDLLSARELEVMRLIARGYSYKEVAKDLFISVKTVETHVSSVLRKLQLSNRHELTRWAVDRRIL; translated from the coding sequence ATGAATGAGCCGTTGCGCGTGGTCATCATCGATGACCACGGCATCTTCCGGTCCGGGCTGAAGGCCGACCTCGACGCGCGGATCACCGTGGTGGGGGAGGGGGCCTCGGTCGAGGAGGCCATCGAACGGATTCACCTGCACCGTCCCGACGTGGTACTGCTGGACGTGCACCTGCCCGGCGGACGCGGCGGCGGCGGGGCCGAGGTGCTCGCCGGGTGCACCGATCTGTTCGCGGAGACCCGTTTCCTCGCCTTGAGCGTCTCTGACGCGGCGGAGGACGTGGTCACGGTGATCCGTGCCGGCGCCCGCGGCTATGTGACCAAGAGCATCTCGGGTGCGCAGATTTCCGATGCCGTCGCCCGGGTGGCCGGCGGGGACGCGGTGTTTTCCCCGCGGCTTGCCGGTTTCGTGCTCGACGCGTTCGGCACCCAGGCCGCGGTCAGTGCCGACGGGGACCTTGACCTGCTCTCGGCTCGCGAGCTGGAGGTGATGCGGCTGATAGCCCGCGGCTACAGCTACAAGGAGGTCGCCAAGGACCTGTTCATCTCGGTCAAGACGGTGGAAACCCACGTGTCCTCGGTGCTGCGCAAGCTCCAGCTCTCCAATCGCCATGAACTCACCCGCTGGGCGGTGGACCGGCGCATCCTGTAA
- a CDS encoding ATP-binding protein, which yields MTTAQTRPALVRAEPRILAGVCAGLAAHLGLSPRAVRLLMVAAVFAGGAGIVLYGWLWIFMPTLDDAAREAELRAGPGRTSLAESLNRVVESQRAGSGGANREILAGAGLLLVAGLVAAQLLGLQINWGVIWPVLIIVAGAVITWMQLDSGGREGLIRSAGANRAAGLARLVAGVALVVLGLVLLLSGTVAWSALLSGLLVGAVLLGGVALVLLPWALRFWRGYKVERASRIRADERAEIAAHLHDSVLQTLALIQRRAGDPARVMLLARAQERELRQWLYREAPAAEGDIAEAIRGEAALVEESHGAHIDVVTVGQLSGLAGHDALLQAAREAMVNAAKHAGGSVSVYVEARGDGVEVFVRDHGPGFDVGAVAQDRLGVRESIIGRMDRNGGSASIGSSEDGTEVRLSMKHIQGEEHE from the coding sequence ATGACAACAGCCCAGACCCGCCCCGCCTTGGTTCGCGCGGAGCCGCGCATCCTGGCCGGCGTCTGCGCCGGACTCGCCGCGCACCTGGGCCTCTCGCCGCGAGCCGTGCGCCTGCTGATGGTCGCAGCGGTGTTCGCCGGGGGTGCCGGGATAGTGCTCTACGGCTGGCTCTGGATCTTCATGCCCACGCTGGACGATGCCGCCCGCGAGGCGGAACTGCGGGCCGGCCCGGGCCGCACCTCCCTTGCTGAATCGCTGAACCGGGTGGTGGAATCGCAGCGCGCGGGAAGCGGCGGCGCCAACCGGGAGATCCTCGCCGGTGCCGGCCTGCTGCTGGTCGCCGGCCTGGTCGCCGCCCAGCTGCTGGGCCTTCAGATCAACTGGGGCGTGATCTGGCCGGTGCTGATCATCGTCGCCGGCGCTGTCATCACGTGGATGCAGCTTGACTCCGGCGGACGCGAGGGGCTGATCCGCAGCGCCGGGGCCAACCGTGCCGCCGGCCTGGCCCGGCTGGTGGCCGGCGTCGCACTGGTGGTGCTGGGCCTGGTCCTGCTGCTCTCGGGCACCGTCGCCTGGTCGGCGCTGCTCTCCGGGCTGCTGGTCGGCGCGGTGCTGCTCGGCGGCGTGGCACTGGTGCTGCTGCCCTGGGCGTTGCGCTTCTGGCGTGGTTACAAGGTCGAACGTGCCTCGCGGATCCGCGCCGACGAACGTGCGGAGATAGCGGCCCACCTGCACGATTCGGTGCTGCAGACGCTCGCGTTGATCCAACGCCGGGCAGGGGACCCGGCCCGGGTGATGCTGCTGGCCCGGGCCCAGGAACGCGAACTGCGCCAATGGCTCTACCGTGAGGCCCCGGCCGCCGAGGGCGACATCGCCGAGGCCATCCGAGGCGAGGCGGCGCTGGTGGAGGAAAGCCACGGGGCGCACATCGACGTGGTCACCGTCGGGCAGCTTTCCGGCCTGGCCGGGCACGACGCGCTGCTGCAGGCCGCCCGCGAGGCAATGGTCAATGCGGCCAAGCACGCCGGCGGGTCGGTCTCGGTCTACGTGGAGGCGCGCGGCGACGGCGTCGAGGTGTTCGTCCGGGACCACGGTCCCGGCTTCGACGTCGGGGCCGTGGCGCAGGACCGGCTCGGCGTCCGCGAATCGATCATCGGGCGCATGGACCGCAATGGCGGCTCGGCGTCCATCGGCAGTTCAGAGGACGGCACCGAGGTGCGCCTGTCCATGAAGCACATCCAGGGAGAAGAACATGAATGA